Part of the Ruegeria sp. AD91A genome, GCGGCTGGCGGTTGACCGATATGCCCAATTGGAGAGGCATTTATTTGTCAAAACCAGTTTAGGTAAATTTTAGAAATGAGTTTGGACGTGAGGTCGCGTTGGGGAATTAGCTGTGTGAACGTTCCGCAATGGCCAAAACCAGTCCCCGCAACCAATCTTCAAACCACAATCGCCAGGAAACACACACTTAAGTCACCCTGTCTGTTTTGTTGATCGCGAACGCAGCCCCCTAGCCATAGCGTAGAATCGCGATTGGTGCGGCGTGTTGAATTGGATACTTTTTCGTCGCCCGAATTTAGCCAGGGTCCTGCGGGACGTGAAAACGAGGGGCTTTAAATTCAAAGCGGCAACAAAACCGGATTAGGCGTTTGCAGGCAGTCGCCGATGTCGTGCGGATCCAAGCCCAGCAGCCTTTGACGGCCAAAACGAGGCTTCCAATGGCAGAGGTCGGGCGAAATTGCGCGCCATACCGGAACGCCAAATTCAGGGCGGGTCTGCTCTAGGAAAGCCAACCTCACCCCAGCGGCGCGAATCCGCGACAAAAACGAACCTGATGTAGAATACTCGGCACCGTCAGCAAACCTTGCAGCGCCCAGCGGAGCCGTTTCAAGAGAGGCCTCTTCCATCCAAGCATTGAGGTGCGGTCTTCTGTGAGAATCGCCCTGCGGGTCTTGGAAGACCAACAGCATCTGAGCCATTTCGCATGCGGCTTTTTGCGCAGCATCTACAAGTGTGACAGCAGCGCCGAACCCCAAGGCTATTGGTTTGCCACCTGCGTGAGCCCCCGCAGCAACTACGACAGGTGCACCAAGGTCTGTTGTGATGTCTATCAGCTTAACCGCAAAACCGTCGTTTTGGAGAACTGTGCAAGTGTGGGTGGTCGCTTCATCAAGCATGTCGGGGCCTATCAGGCGTCGCGCACGTGCGCCGTACCACCAACGCCCGGCAGCGTCCCTTTCAATCAGTTCCAGCAGCGCATGAGTTTGCGCGGCTCGGTCAGTCGATCCTGCGGCACACCCGTTGGTGTCAGCTACGCAGTCAGCGACTGAACCAACAGTTAAATCATGGCTCATGAATACTGCCTGACTTGGCACCCACACAGATCCACCGTCGATGGAACGCGCCTCGACCCATTCTGCCGGTCCTACTGGTTTTGGGTCCGGAATCCAATCAATGCCTCGCAAGCGATCGTTCCACGCGCGCCGGTCTCTTCGCTGCGCATTGGAAAACCCCATTAATGTCTGCGCATCCCAAGACGGCTCAGGACAATCTTCCCGGTCTGTCTCTAGTGTGAGTTCATCCCCCCATCGGCAAAGGCTCGCGATCTCGATCGCCTCGCCCAAACCGCTGGCTTCGGCCTGTGCGCGAGTCATGCCACGGCCAGAAGCTGCCCGGCCTGCTTCGGGGAGCGCGGCCTTAGGAAAGTTTGCAAATGCCTCAATTGCCAATTTATTTGGTACTGTGAGATTACAATGAACAGGCCATCCGTCAGAAGACATGACATGAATGTCGAAATACGGAGCCACTTTGGTTAAACTCATCATCATACTTTATTCATAAACCTTTCTGGACGGAAGCTTGGAAACCCAACGCAAGTACCAAAATGAAAAAATCCCCAAAACGATGCCCGGTGCGTCGGCGGAATGCGTGGTCTTGTTCACCGACATGGTTTCCTACAGCAATTGGATCGAACGAGACGAGAGCACCACCCTTGAATTTGTTACGAGTTGCTTCGACACTTTGCGGGTTCTGTCACGCCGGCATTCCGGCACGCTGGTCAAAACAATGGGTGACGGCGCTCTTCTTACGTTCAAAAAAGCAGATGACGCGATCAACTGCGGTGTCGAGTTCCAACGTGTCCTTGTTAGAAACCAGCTTGACGTAGCGCGACCCTATCAGTTTCGGGTTGGATTGCACTGCGGCGAGGTCGTCCAGAAACGAGGGGATGTTTATGGTAACACAGTCAATATTGCTGCGCGTTTGCAGAGCAAGGCAACGCCGGGCACCTGCGTCATCTCCGAAAATGTAATGCGAATGGCTGGGGATCACCCGGACCTTTCATTTGAGAGTATCGGCACCCACGGATTGAGAAACCTTGACCGTAAGTACCGGCTCTATCAGGTCATTGACCCCTTGACGACAACTGCACCCAAAGAGGATGCGCATCGTCCGAACCTGCATCTTTTGGATGGTGTTGCATTTGACGACCGGTACGGAGCTTCGCCGGACGCGGTCGGATTGCGCTCCCGTGCCATTGTAGGATATCTGGCGCTGTGTCCAGGCGGGGCCGAAACGTTCGATCGACTCGCGACACTCGCTTTTTTCGAAGACGAAGAAGGCGTTGCGTTACAAAAACTTGACGCTTTCGCGGTGGATTTCATGGATAGGTCATGTGCCGGAATGCCTGCGCTCATACGCAGCGAAACCCACTTGGCTTTAGATGAGTTCTCAGTACGGACCGATCTTGACGAATATATGCGGATGTTGCGGCAAGGTAGTGTACCTGACCGCTTCATCGAAGATGCCCGTTGGCCCGAAAAAATCATGGCGGGGTACGAAGCGATCGGCCCCGTTTTCAGGTCTTGGCTGAGTGTAACACGGCGGAGCTGGAAGCGCAGCGTATTGCTGGCTTTGGAACGTTTGTTGTCGTCGGTAGGTACAAATGACGCCTTTTTTGAAGATGCGGCAACGGCTATTTTACTATTGGAGCCGGGAAATGAAATGGCCGCGCTGGCTCGAATTAACGCGCGCTTAGCGCAAGGTGATACACCGGAAGCCTTCGCCGAATTCGAACGTCTAAAGCTCTATCTTGCCGAAAATTTCGACATGGCGCCCAACAAGGATGTCCAGGATCGTATTGATCAGGTCAAGTCAGAACGTAAGCGAGTTGCAGTGCAGTCACCAACGTACGTACCGCTCCGGCGGTTGTTGCGCTTGTCAGTGGCTCCGATCACCGGCACAGACGCCACCCGACTTGCTGCAGCTCAGGCTTTTCGTTCTGAACTGATCGGAAACCTTATGCGCTTCCGTGACTGGGCCGTGATAGATGCAGCGAAAACACCAGCGGGAAATGGAGACGGTGATAGCCAGATAGACTACTCGGTCGAAATGGCTGTGCTTCAAGTCGCAGACCCGCCGGTCATTCAGATCAACTTACAAACCCACGATACAGCGCGTGTACTCTGGGCAAAACGTTTTGTGCTTTCGGCCGGAGATCAGTTTGCGGCAATGAATATCATAATTCGGGAAATAGTCGTCGCGATTGAGCTCTACGTGTCGTCTGACAGGTTTGCAGAGACCTATCGCGATGCCGGACGTTTCGCGACAAGCTACGATAAGTGGTTGCGTGGCGACCGGGCACTTATGCGCTGGACACCTGCTGGTGCGGAAGAGGCTCTGGCTATTTTCGACTCGATACTGGAGGAAGACCCCGATAACGCTCCTGCCTTGTTCCGGCGCGCATCCATTGAAAACATACGACATGTAATCTGGCCTGGCCGTCAGCGCAGTACCAAAGACGCAGCACTTGCTGATCGCTACGCCGCCAGAGCCGTTGAACTAGATCCGATGGATGCACGTATCCAGCGAACGGTGGCATGGACAGCGGCCATGAACGGTGCCTTTGCACGGGCCTCTATGCATTTGGATCTGGCCGTTAGTCTGAACCCGAACTGCCCTACAACGCTGGCCAGTTGTGCCATGGGCTTTGCTTGGTTTGGCGACGACGACAAGGCTGACAGGACACTTAACCTCCTGTATGAAATCAGCACCAACTTGCCGGATTGGATCTGGGCATACAACGCGTCGACATTGTTCATGCTTGAACGCTATGACGCCGCGCTTGATGCAGCGGAAAAGGGTCTTGGTAGTATAATGGATGACCAAGGCTGGATCTGCGTCATTCATTCCTGCCAAAACGAGATGCCTGCCGCGCAGCGAGCCTTCGACCGGCTTTGCGAAAACGTAGAGAGCAACTGGGCCGGACCGCAACCGCTTCTTACACGCGATGTCGCACGCTGGTTCACAGAGGCCTATCCCATCCGACGCGAAGAAGACCGTCAGCGTCTGAGAGACGCGATCGAGGCAGCCATCGTCGCCTAGATCGGTGCTACTGGCATCGGTTAAGGAAAATCGCCGCCAGCAAGTACTGCTTGGCCAAGTCATCGCGGCCTTCATCTTCGATCAGGCCCTTAATGTCGTCGAATAGCCGCCCGAGATATCCCCCAGCCAGCAGATTGCCGCGCTGCTCGGGAACGCCGATGGTCATATTCACCTGTCTGCCCACCCAGGTGGATTCTTCATTTACACAGTCAACAGCCAGTTTGTACCGCGCGACGTCAGTCCTGAATCTATATCCCCGTTTACGTGAGCGAATCCGCCAGTTGCTTGGGTTTCCGCCCGCGTCGTCAGCTTCGACTTTCAAGCGGTATCCGTTTGCACCACCCCCGTCCAATTCATCGAATAAGTCATCGAAGAATTCTTCTGCCAGCGGTTCTTGGTTGCTCATCATCCAGTCGTTAATTTCTTCGCCAGCTTTTGCCATCCCCAGACGGCGTTTGCGATTGTTCACGTCCGGAGTGTTTGGCAGCTCGGCCAGCGGCGCC contains:
- a CDS encoding YcaO-like family protein, with the protein product MTRAQAEASGLGEAIEIASLCRWGDELTLETDREDCPEPSWDAQTLMGFSNAQRRDRRAWNDRLRGIDWIPDPKPVGPAEWVEARSIDGGSVWVPSQAVFMSHDLTVGSVADCVADTNGCAAGSTDRAAQTHALLELIERDAAGRWWYGARARRLIGPDMLDEATTHTCTVLQNDGFAVKLIDITTDLGAPVVVAAGAHAGGKPIALGFGAAVTLVDAAQKAACEMAQMLLVFQDPQGDSHRRPHLNAWMEEASLETAPLGAARFADGAEYSTSGSFLSRIRAAGVRLAFLEQTRPEFGVPVWRAISPDLCHWKPRFGRQRLLGLDPHDIGDCLQTPNPVLLPL
- a CDS encoding adenylate/guanylate cyclase domain-containing protein; the protein is METQRKYQNEKIPKTMPGASAECVVLFTDMVSYSNWIERDESTTLEFVTSCFDTLRVLSRRHSGTLVKTMGDGALLTFKKADDAINCGVEFQRVLVRNQLDVARPYQFRVGLHCGEVVQKRGDVYGNTVNIAARLQSKATPGTCVISENVMRMAGDHPDLSFESIGTHGLRNLDRKYRLYQVIDPLTTTAPKEDAHRPNLHLLDGVAFDDRYGASPDAVGLRSRAIVGYLALCPGGAETFDRLATLAFFEDEEGVALQKLDAFAVDFMDRSCAGMPALIRSETHLALDEFSVRTDLDEYMRMLRQGSVPDRFIEDARWPEKIMAGYEAIGPVFRSWLSVTRRSWKRSVLLALERLLSSVGTNDAFFEDAATAILLLEPGNEMAALARINARLAQGDTPEAFAEFERLKLYLAENFDMAPNKDVQDRIDQVKSERKRVAVQSPTYVPLRRLLRLSVAPITGTDATRLAAAQAFRSELIGNLMRFRDWAVIDAAKTPAGNGDGDSQIDYSVEMAVLQVADPPVIQINLQTHDTARVLWAKRFVLSAGDQFAAMNIIIREIVVAIELYVSSDRFAETYRDAGRFATSYDKWLRGDRALMRWTPAGAEEALAIFDSILEEDPDNAPALFRRASIENIRHVIWPGRQRSTKDAALADRYAARAVELDPMDARIQRTVAWTAAMNGAFARASMHLDLAVSLNPNCPTTLASCAMGFAWFGDDDKADRTLNLLYEISTNLPDWIWAYNASTLFMLERYDAALDAAEKGLGSIMDDQGWICVIHSCQNEMPAAQRAFDRLCENVESNWAGPQPLLTRDVARWFTEAYPIRREEDRQRLRDAIEAAIVA